The following is a genomic window from bacterium.
TTTTTGGAGCGGGGGTGGCTCTTATTGTAAAAATCTTTAAGTCTTTCTACTGTTATGTGTGTATATATCTGGGTTGTTGTAATCTGTTCGTGTCCAAGAAGTTCCTGAACTGTTCTTAAATCTGCTCCTCTATCCAGAAGGTGTGACGCAAAAGTGTGTCTAAATGTGTGAGGGCTTATTTTACCACTAACGCCTGCCATAACTGCATATTTATTTACTATCCTTTCAACTCCTCTGTCGGAGAGAGGTTTTCGATATTTATTTAAAAAAAGCGTTTCTTCTGCTACTTTTGGACGCTTTTCCATATATGTTAAAACGGCTTCCATTGCAGGAGTTCCAATAGGTACGATTCTCTCCTTTTTACCTTTACCTTTTACCTTTACCAATTCTTCTATGATGTTAATATCTCTTATCTGTAAAGATGTAAGTTCACCAACTCTTATACCTGTTGAGTATAAGACTTCAAGGATGGCTTTATCTCTAAAAATCTGCCATGTTCGACCATAAGGCGCCTCTAATATTTTAATTACTTCGTCAAAAGAGAGGAATTGTGGCAGTTTCTCTTTTGTTCTGGGAGTATAGAGGATTAAAGCAGGATTTGAATTTATCAGTTTTCTGTTGAATAGATATTTGAAAAAAATTTTAAGGCTTGCAACTTTTCTTGCCATAGTGGTATCTGCAAGATTTTTTTCTTTCAAAGAAGAGAGAAACCCCATAAAAACTTGATAATCAACCTCTTTCAAAGAAGATATATGTTGCTTAGTGAGATACCTAATAAACTCATAAAGGTCTCTCTGGTACGCTTCTGTGGTATTTATAGAATAATTTTTTTGGTGTGTAAGATAATCTATAAATTTTTTTAAGGTATCTTTCATTGGGCGGTCAATCTATCATACCTTTGGTTGAGGGTAAAGATTCCCCTTCTTTTTTTATTGCTTGCTTTAAAGCAAGACCGAGGGATTTAAAGATTGCCTCGTTTATATGATGAAGGTTTTCTCCATATAAAAGGTTTATGTGAAGAGTAATACTGCTATGTATAATAAACCCGCGTAAAAATTCGTTGGTATCTTCTGTCTCAAAACTTCCTTCTCTACCTTTTATGAATGGAACATTAAATACAAGAAGCGGTCTACCTGAAATATCAAGGGAGGTGTTTACAAGTGTTTCATCCATAGGCATTGAAGCAAAGCCAAATCTTGTAATACCTATCTTATCTCCAAGGGCTTGTTTTAACGCTTGCCCAAGACATATTCCTGTATCTTCAACAAGATGGTGGGTATCAACATGGGTATCTCCTGTTGCTTTTATGTTAAGGTCTATACCTGAAAATTTTGAGAATAATTCTAACATATGGTCAAGGAATCCAACGCTTGTAGAGATACTGCTGTTTCCGTTACCGTCAAGTGCCATAGATACCTGAATCTGGGTTTCTTTACTATTTCTTTCTATTTGTGATTTTCTTTTCATAGATATATTGTAGCATATTATGATATAATATCAAAAAAGTATGTGGTGTCTACTCACTCTGGAACTACGGTGCATACACCTTCTACACAACAATCGGGCACTCTGAGAACTTACC
Proteins encoded in this region:
- a CDS encoding tyrosine recombinase XerC, with product MKDTLKKFIDYLTHQKNYSINTTEAYQRDLYEFIRYLTKQHISSLKEVDYQVFMGFLSSLKEKNLADTTMARKVASLKIFFKYLFNRKLINSNPALILYTPRTKEKLPQFLSFDEVIKILEAPYGRTWQIFRDKAILEVLYSTGIRVGELTSLQIRDINIIEELVKVKGKGKKERIVPIGTPAMEAVLTYMEKRPKVAEETLFLNKYRKPLSDRGVERIVNKYAVMAGVSGKISPHTFRHTFASHLLDRGADLRTVQELLGHEQITTTQIYTHITVERLKDFYNKSHPRSKNEGRTFGESSQ
- the hisB gene encoding imidazoleglycerol-phosphate dehydratase HisB, which codes for MKRKSQIERNSKETQIQVSMALDGNGNSSISTSVGFLDHMLELFSKFSGIDLNIKATGDTHVDTHHLVEDTGICLGQALKQALGDKIGITRFGFASMPMDETLVNTSLDISGRPLLVFNVPFIKGREGSFETEDTNEFLRGFIIHSSITLHINLLYGENLHHINEAIFKSLGLALKQAIKKEGESLPSTKGMID